The following are encoded in a window of Scleropages formosus chromosome 7, fSclFor1.1, whole genome shotgun sequence genomic DNA:
- the LOC108937774 gene encoding zinc finger protein 521-like isoform X2, translating into MSRRKQAKPRSLRDPESKLGRRVEGVPEADLRRGQLPVEDEEDGEEEEASHSCPGCQQVFESPSDLAEHRTGQCQQTDGPDVDDDPSCSWPASSPSSKDQASPDHEDEGVDFGEEEGGLGLPYPCQFCDKSFSRLGFLKQHEQGHGDRLPFRCTFCSRLFKHKRSRDRHVKLHTGDRKFHCRDCGAAFSRSDHLKIHMKTHASSKPHKCALCRRAFQSSSSLHSHMQVHERAKDGGQGLSGADDWKLKETQKCGRCEEGFDAPEELQKHITECHPENSPAPERGALSCIYCKELFGDESALLGHIEQAHSRDKKGHTCTICAEQFSTVEDLYSHMDVHQQPESSNHSNSPSLLTAGYTSVSSTTPDSNLSVDSSTVVDVVPSLPKTRRRKRGAQHAASTGRLSSKQAKVTYSCVHCNKQVFSSLAVLQIHLKTMHLDKPEQAHTCQYCLEVLPSLYNLNEHLKQTHDTPDHSVLLGNLPAAALQCNFCPEVLGDLNGLQEHIRCFHGFPSPVAKESNAFFCPQCFMGFLTEASLEEHIRQAHCDGGSLRFDSPLAGTPKDPIVEVYSCSYCTNSPIFNSVLKLNKHIKENHKNIPLALNYMNNGKKSHLTLSPLSPMSVEQASLKQSGSSSRLANEFICNQCGAKYSSLDLFQTHLKMHIDTSLPELNCPQCNKEFPNQDSMLKHVTIHFMVTSTYHICESCDKQFTSVDDLQKHLLEMHTFVFFRCSLCQEIFDSKVSIQLHLAMKHCNEKKVYRCTSCNWDFRHELDLQRHVQHSHLESQGKVHKCIFCREAFGTEVELQCHITTHSKRYNCMFCSKAFHSIGPLEKHLREKHCIFEAKPQNCDTNGAAPVSESAQKDDVELQGLVTNSHESHNSHDGSEEDVDASEPMHGCDICGAAYTMDSLLTNHQLRDHNIRPGESVKKKADLIKGSHKCSVCSRTFFSEGGLREHTQTHLGPVKHYMCPICGERFPSLLTLTEHKVTHSKSLDTGNCRICKMPLQSEEDFLEHCQMHPDLRNSLTGFRCVVCMQTVTSTLELKIHGTFHMQKTGNPATNQLPGRTQHPSQKLYKCASCLKEFRSRQDLVKLDTSGLPYGLCSVCMGAGSQNSSPALNGRKQQQDAVAAGQGDALGPGEGRSKATPIKTRCSSCNVKFESEAELQNHILCTHRDMPAENQSGPVQTPQVSPMPRVSPSQTEEKKTYQCIKCQMVFYSEWDIQVHVANHMLEEGLNHECKLCNQTFDSPAKLQCHLIEHSFEGMGGTFKCPVCFTVFVQASKLQQHIFSAHGQEDKIYDCSQCPQKFFFQTELQNHTSSQHSS; encoded by the exons ATGGTCCTGATGTAGACGATGACCCGTCTTGCTCCTGGCCTGCATCTTCACCTTCTAGCAAAGACCAGGCATCCCCAGATCACGAAGACGAAGGAGTTGACTTTGGAGAAGAAGAGGGTGGCTTGGGACTGCCGTACCCCTGCCAGTTCTGTGACAAGTCCTTTAGCCGCTTGGGCTTCTTGAAGCAGCACGAGCAAGGCCACGGTGACCGTCTGCCCTTTCGCTGCACCTTCTGCAGCCGCCTCTTCAAGCACAAGCGTAGCCGTGACCGACACGTCAAGCTGCACACAGGTGACCGCAAGTTCCACTGCCGTGACTGTGGTGCTGCCTTCTCCCGCAGTGACCACCTCAAGATCCACATGAAGACGCACGCCTCCAGCAAGCCGCACAAGTGTGCCCTGTGTCGGCGTGCCTTCCAGTCCTCCAGTTCGCTACACAGCCACATGCAGGTCCATGAGCGGGCTAAAGATGGTGGACAAGGCCTGTCTGGCGCTGATGACTGGAAGCTGAAGGAGACCCAGAAGTGTGGGCGGTGTGAGGAAGGGTTTGACGCACCGGAGGAGCTGCAGAAGCATATCACAGAATGCCACCCTGAGAACTCTCCTGCCCCTGAAAGGGGTGCCTTGTCTTGCATCTATTGTAAGGAGCTCTTTGGCGATGAGAGTGCTCTCCTAGGCCATATCGAGCAGGCTCACAGCCGGGACAAGAAGGGTCACACGTGCACCATCTGTGCTGAGCAGTTCAGTACTGTGGAAGACCTTTATAGTCACATGGATGTCCATCAGCAGCCAGAATCCAGCAACCATAGCAACAGCCCATCCCTGCTCACGGCAGGCTATACCTCAGTGTCCAGTACCACACCGGACTCAAACCTCTCTGTTGACAGCTCCACTGTGGTAGATGTGGTGCCATCCCTGCCAAAAACCCGACGGAGGAAGCGAGGCGCCCAGCATGCCGCCAGCACAGGCAGGCTATCCTCCAAACAAGCCAAGGTCACGTACAGCTGTGTCCATTGCAACAAGCAGGTGTTCTCTAGCCTGGCCGTTCTACAGATACACCTGAAGACTATGCACCTGGACAAACCTGAACAGGCGCATACTTGTCAGTATTGTCTAGAAGTTCTGCCCTCCCTGTACAACTTAAACGAGCACCTGAAGCAAACCCATGACACGCCAGACCATAGTGTTCTCCTGGGTAACCTGCCTGCCGCTGCCCTGCAGTGCAACTTCTGTCCCGAGGTGCTTGGCGATCTCAATGGCCTACAAGAGCACATTCGCTGCTTCCATGGCTTTCCCAGCCCTGTCGCAAAGGAGAGCAATGCCTTTTTCTGCCCCCAGTGCTTTATGGGATTCCTCACagaagcgagtctggaagagcATATCCGACAAGCGCACTGTGATGGAGGCAGCTTGCGTTTTGACTCGCCCTTGGCTGGGACCCCCAAGGATCCAATAGTTGAGGTGTATTCCTGTTCTTACTGCACTAACTCACCCATATTCAACAGTGTCCTGAAGCTGAACAAGCATATCAAAGAAAACCACAAGAACATTCCCTTAGCACTGAATTACATGAATAATGGGAAGAAATCTCACTTGACTCTCAGTCCACTGTCCCCCATGTCTGTGGAGCAAGCCTCTTTGAAACAGAGTGGCTCCTCTTCTCGGTTAGCAAACGAATTTATTTGCAATCAGTGTGGTGCCAAGTACTCTAGTTTGGACTTGTTTCAGACTCATCTGAAAATGCACATTGACACTAGCCTTCCTGAGCTGAACTGCCCACAGTGCAACAAAGAGTTCCCCAACCAGGATTCCATGCTAAAGCACGTGACCATCCACTTCATGGTCACTTCCACATACCATATCTGCGAGAGCTGTGATAAGCAGTTTACCTCAGTAGACGACCTGCAGAAGCACCTGCTTGAGATGCACACATTTGTGTTCTTCCGCTGCAGTCTTTGTCAGGAGATCTTTGACTCCAAGGTGTCTATCCAGCTACATCTGGCCATGAAGCACTGCAACGAGAAGAAAGTCTATCGATGCACCTCCTGCAACTGGGATTTTCGTCATGAGTTGGATCTGCAGCGACATGTCCAGCATAGCCACCTGGAAAGCCAGGGCAAGGTCCACAAGTGCATCTTCTGCAGGGAGGCCTTTGGCACAGAGGTAGAACTGCAGTGTCATATCACCACCCATAGCAAGAGGTACAACTGCATGTTCTGCAGCAAGGCCTTCCATTCTATTGGGCCACTGGAGAAGCACCTGCGGGAGAAGCACTGTATCTTTGAAGCCAAGCCCCAGAACTGTGATACAAATGGTGCTGCCCCAGTGTCAGAGTCGGCACAGAAGGATGACGTAGAATTGCAAGGCCTAGTGACCAACAGCCACGAGTCCCACAACAGCCATGACGGAAGTGAGGAGGATGTTGATGCTTCTGAGCCTATGCATGGGTGTGACATTTGTGGCGCTGCTTACACCATGGACTCTCTGCTCACTAACCACCAGCTTCGTGACCACAACATCCGGCCAGGCGAGAGTGTCAAGAAGAAGGCTGACCTGATCAAAGGCAGCCACAAGTGCAGCGTTTGCTCCCGGACGTTCTTCTCTGAAGGGGGCCTCCGcgagcacacacaaacacaccttggCCCCGTCAAGCACTACATGTGCCCCATCTGTGGGGAGCGCTTCCCATCCCTTCTTACCCTCACCGAGCATAAGGTCACCCACAGCAAGAGTCTGGACACGGGAAACTGCCGGATATGCAAGATGCCCTTGCAGAGCGAGGAAGACTTCCTGGAGCACTGCCAGATGCACCCTGACCTGAGGAACTCCTTAACGGGCTTCCGTTGTGTAGTCTGCATGCAAACAGTCACATCCACTTTGGAGCTTAAGATCCATGGAACTTTCCATATGCAGAAGACTGGCAACCCGGCAACCAACCAGCTACCTGGGCGCACCCAGCACCCCTCTCAAAAGCTCTACAAGTGTGCCTCCTGTCTGAAGGAGTTCCGGTCCAGACAGGACCTGGTAAAGCTGGACACCAGTGGCCTCCCGTACGGGCTGTGCTCAGTGTGCATGGGTGCTGGTAGCCAGAATTCCAGCCCTGCACTGAATGGCCGAAAACAGCAACAGGATGCTGTGGCGGCAGGCCAGGGAGACGCACTTGGGCCTGGAGAAGGCAGGAGCAAGGCTACCCCCATCAAGACCAGGTGCTCTAGCTGCAATGTCAAGTTTGAATCAGAAGCAGAACTACAGAACCACATCCTGTGCACCCACAGGGACATGCCTGCTGAGAACCAGAGCGGACCGGTCCAAACACCGCAGGTGTCACCCATGCCCAGGGTTAGCCCCTCACAAACTGAAGAg AAGAAGACGTACCAGTGTATCAAGTGCCAGATGGTTTTCTACAGCGAATGGGACATCCAAGTACATGTCGCGAACCACATGCTCG AGGAAGGTCTCAACCACGAGTGCAAGCTCTGCAACCAGACGTTCGACTCGCCGGCCAAGTTGCAATGCCACTTGATCGAGCACAGCTTTGAGGGCATGGGCGGCACCTTCAAATGCCCCGTCTGCTTCACAG
- the LOC108937774 gene encoding zinc finger protein 521-like isoform X3: MKTHASSKPHKCALCRRAFQSSSSLHSHMQVHERAKDGGQGLSGADDWKLKETQKCGRCEEGFDAPEELQKHITECHPENSPAPERGALSCIYCKELFGDESALLGHIEQAHSRDKKGHTCTICAEQFSTVEDLYSHMDVHQQPESSNHSNSPSLLTAGYTSVSSTTPDSNLSVDSSTVVDVVPSLPKTRRRKRGAQHAASTGRLSSKQAKVTYSCVHCNKQVFSSLAVLQIHLKTMHLDKPEQAHTCQYCLEVLPSLYNLNEHLKQTHDTPDHSVLLGNLPAAALQCNFCPEVLGDLNGLQEHIRCFHGFPSPVAKESNAFFCPQCFMGFLTEASLEEHIRQAHCDGGSLRFDSPLAGTPKDPIVEVYSCSYCTNSPIFNSVLKLNKHIKENHKNIPLALNYMNNGKKSHLTLSPLSPMSVEQASLKQSGSSSRLANEFICNQCGAKYSSLDLFQTHLKMHIDTSLPELNCPQCNKEFPNQDSMLKHVTIHFMVTSTYHICESCDKQFTSVDDLQKHLLEMHTFVFFRCSLCQEIFDSKVSIQLHLAMKHCNEKKVYRCTSCNWDFRHELDLQRHVQHSHLESQGKVHKCIFCREAFGTEVELQCHITTHSKRYNCMFCSKAFHSIGPLEKHLREKHCIFEAKPQNCDTNGAAPVSESAQKDDVELQGLVTNSHESHNSHDGSEEDVDASEPMHGCDICGAAYTMDSLLTNHQLRDHNIRPGESVKKKADLIKGSHKCSVCSRTFFSEGGLREHTQTHLGPVKHYMCPICGERFPSLLTLTEHKVTHSKSLDTGNCRICKMPLQSEEDFLEHCQMHPDLRNSLTGFRCVVCMQTVTSTLELKIHGTFHMQKTGNPATNQLPGRTQHPSQKLYKCASCLKEFRSRQDLVKLDTSGLPYGLCSVCMGAGSQNSSPALNGRKQQQDAVAAGQGDALGPGEGRSKATPIKTRCSSCNVKFESEAELQNHILCTHRDMPAENQSGPVQTPQVSPMPRVSPSQTEEKKTYQCIKCQMVFYSEWDIQVHVANHMLEEGLNHECKLCNQTFDSPAKLQCHLIEHSFEGMGGTFKCPVCFTVFVQASKLQQHIFSAHGQEDKIYDCSQCPQKFFFQTELQLVGSIKDQNRAGRDLPVQNHTSSQHSS; encoded by the exons ATGAAGACGCACGCCTCCAGCAAGCCGCACAAGTGTGCCCTGTGTCGGCGTGCCTTCCAGTCCTCCAGTTCGCTACACAGCCACATGCAGGTCCATGAGCGGGCTAAAGATGGTGGACAAGGCCTGTCTGGCGCTGATGACTGGAAGCTGAAGGAGACCCAGAAGTGTGGGCGGTGTGAGGAAGGGTTTGACGCACCGGAGGAGCTGCAGAAGCATATCACAGAATGCCACCCTGAGAACTCTCCTGCCCCTGAAAGGGGTGCCTTGTCTTGCATCTATTGTAAGGAGCTCTTTGGCGATGAGAGTGCTCTCCTAGGCCATATCGAGCAGGCTCACAGCCGGGACAAGAAGGGTCACACGTGCACCATCTGTGCTGAGCAGTTCAGTACTGTGGAAGACCTTTATAGTCACATGGATGTCCATCAGCAGCCAGAATCCAGCAACCATAGCAACAGCCCATCCCTGCTCACGGCAGGCTATACCTCAGTGTCCAGTACCACACCGGACTCAAACCTCTCTGTTGACAGCTCCACTGTGGTAGATGTGGTGCCATCCCTGCCAAAAACCCGACGGAGGAAGCGAGGCGCCCAGCATGCCGCCAGCACAGGCAGGCTATCCTCCAAACAAGCCAAGGTCACGTACAGCTGTGTCCATTGCAACAAGCAGGTGTTCTCTAGCCTGGCCGTTCTACAGATACACCTGAAGACTATGCACCTGGACAAACCTGAACAGGCGCATACTTGTCAGTATTGTCTAGAAGTTCTGCCCTCCCTGTACAACTTAAACGAGCACCTGAAGCAAACCCATGACACGCCAGACCATAGTGTTCTCCTGGGTAACCTGCCTGCCGCTGCCCTGCAGTGCAACTTCTGTCCCGAGGTGCTTGGCGATCTCAATGGCCTACAAGAGCACATTCGCTGCTTCCATGGCTTTCCCAGCCCTGTCGCAAAGGAGAGCAATGCCTTTTTCTGCCCCCAGTGCTTTATGGGATTCCTCACagaagcgagtctggaagagcATATCCGACAAGCGCACTGTGATGGAGGCAGCTTGCGTTTTGACTCGCCCTTGGCTGGGACCCCCAAGGATCCAATAGTTGAGGTGTATTCCTGTTCTTACTGCACTAACTCACCCATATTCAACAGTGTCCTGAAGCTGAACAAGCATATCAAAGAAAACCACAAGAACATTCCCTTAGCACTGAATTACATGAATAATGGGAAGAAATCTCACTTGACTCTCAGTCCACTGTCCCCCATGTCTGTGGAGCAAGCCTCTTTGAAACAGAGTGGCTCCTCTTCTCGGTTAGCAAACGAATTTATTTGCAATCAGTGTGGTGCCAAGTACTCTAGTTTGGACTTGTTTCAGACTCATCTGAAAATGCACATTGACACTAGCCTTCCTGAGCTGAACTGCCCACAGTGCAACAAAGAGTTCCCCAACCAGGATTCCATGCTAAAGCACGTGACCATCCACTTCATGGTCACTTCCACATACCATATCTGCGAGAGCTGTGATAAGCAGTTTACCTCAGTAGACGACCTGCAGAAGCACCTGCTTGAGATGCACACATTTGTGTTCTTCCGCTGCAGTCTTTGTCAGGAGATCTTTGACTCCAAGGTGTCTATCCAGCTACATCTGGCCATGAAGCACTGCAACGAGAAGAAAGTCTATCGATGCACCTCCTGCAACTGGGATTTTCGTCATGAGTTGGATCTGCAGCGACATGTCCAGCATAGCCACCTGGAAAGCCAGGGCAAGGTCCACAAGTGCATCTTCTGCAGGGAGGCCTTTGGCACAGAGGTAGAACTGCAGTGTCATATCACCACCCATAGCAAGAGGTACAACTGCATGTTCTGCAGCAAGGCCTTCCATTCTATTGGGCCACTGGAGAAGCACCTGCGGGAGAAGCACTGTATCTTTGAAGCCAAGCCCCAGAACTGTGATACAAATGGTGCTGCCCCAGTGTCAGAGTCGGCACAGAAGGATGACGTAGAATTGCAAGGCCTAGTGACCAACAGCCACGAGTCCCACAACAGCCATGACGGAAGTGAGGAGGATGTTGATGCTTCTGAGCCTATGCATGGGTGTGACATTTGTGGCGCTGCTTACACCATGGACTCTCTGCTCACTAACCACCAGCTTCGTGACCACAACATCCGGCCAGGCGAGAGTGTCAAGAAGAAGGCTGACCTGATCAAAGGCAGCCACAAGTGCAGCGTTTGCTCCCGGACGTTCTTCTCTGAAGGGGGCCTCCGcgagcacacacaaacacaccttggCCCCGTCAAGCACTACATGTGCCCCATCTGTGGGGAGCGCTTCCCATCCCTTCTTACCCTCACCGAGCATAAGGTCACCCACAGCAAGAGTCTGGACACGGGAAACTGCCGGATATGCAAGATGCCCTTGCAGAGCGAGGAAGACTTCCTGGAGCACTGCCAGATGCACCCTGACCTGAGGAACTCCTTAACGGGCTTCCGTTGTGTAGTCTGCATGCAAACAGTCACATCCACTTTGGAGCTTAAGATCCATGGAACTTTCCATATGCAGAAGACTGGCAACCCGGCAACCAACCAGCTACCTGGGCGCACCCAGCACCCCTCTCAAAAGCTCTACAAGTGTGCCTCCTGTCTGAAGGAGTTCCGGTCCAGACAGGACCTGGTAAAGCTGGACACCAGTGGCCTCCCGTACGGGCTGTGCTCAGTGTGCATGGGTGCTGGTAGCCAGAATTCCAGCCCTGCACTGAATGGCCGAAAACAGCAACAGGATGCTGTGGCGGCAGGCCAGGGAGACGCACTTGGGCCTGGAGAAGGCAGGAGCAAGGCTACCCCCATCAAGACCAGGTGCTCTAGCTGCAATGTCAAGTTTGAATCAGAAGCAGAACTACAGAACCACATCCTGTGCACCCACAGGGACATGCCTGCTGAGAACCAGAGCGGACCGGTCCAAACACCGCAGGTGTCACCCATGCCCAGGGTTAGCCCCTCACAAACTGAAGAg AAGAAGACGTACCAGTGTATCAAGTGCCAGATGGTTTTCTACAGCGAATGGGACATCCAAGTACATGTCGCGAACCACATGCTCG AGGAAGGTCTCAACCACGAGTGCAAGCTCTGCAACCAGACGTTCGACTCGCCGGCCAAGTTGCAATGCCACTTGATCGAGCACAGCTTTGAGGGCATGGGCGGCACCTTCAAATGCCCCGTCTGCTTCACAG